The following proteins are encoded in a genomic region of Arachis stenosperma cultivar V10309 chromosome 4, arast.V10309.gnm1.PFL2, whole genome shotgun sequence:
- the LOC130976596 gene encoding E3 ubiquitin-protein ligase UPL5-like, with protein MPITETTTADSVFQLQRANHSSKRKLDDYGDEYGADASADFAGGDPEVAYAAGFLAGIKREETKNASNSRYRGADARVSSSTPSSSRAAQFRSGSRSGSRLQFFVRMMSRGNTVVMQASPHDTVKSIHERIMVLTGIPVFEQGLTYRGKQLQWENTLQECGVQNDANLHLVGRMRSTEHPQAWQVLENMVSLVFRLCRGEIVHEATKVIKSLITSYMNMAPKVDDATASYFHIFIASNAPSMLVTLYVSPYAGNKERGDLFVRHFLNSCRNNMAKPYQGQCASVVLELCSLLMRVGCDDPLYLHCRNTLGSMLESAGCCHVYAGKHGKGGGSILLQDICPFVRELSNRLLRDLELCIQRPNSSGPLQTDVSDFAAFLTPLRKGITQLQAMRGMGLDEKCHEGILLAEEVDYLHLIFIQMLEKMEQCLRSMQEFLSDKLRRDRDVGLTYSGCSQYLSILKELYQISKLYDGAEEKFWKVLMNQRSMLCILVIQYAKRSDDHQWILDHRSVTNFEVRRHLAMLLFPDVKEDYEELHEMLIDRSQLLAESYEYIAQAKPASLHAGLFMEFKNEEATGPGVLREWFLLVCQAIFNPENALFVACPNDCRRFYPNPASKVDPLHLKYFSFAGRVIALALMHKVQVGIVFDRLFFKQLAGKSVTLEDIQAADPYLYSSCKQILEMDADFIDSDALGLTFVREVDELGHRKVVELCSGGKNLVVNSKNREKYVSLLIQNYFETSISEQVSHFAKGFGDILSNSRQQPFFFKSLELEDLDWMLHGSESTISVEDWKAHTEYNGYKETDCQISWFWEIVGRMPAEQRKILLFFWTSVKYLPVEGFRGLASRLYIYRSMETEDRLPSSHTCFYRLCFPPYSSKAVMQDRLRIITQEHIGCSFGTW; from the exons ATGCCCATCACTGAAACCACGACTGCAGATAGTGTTTTCCAACTCCAACGCGCCAACCACTCCTCCAAGCGGAAGCTCGATGACTACGGTGATGAATATGGGGCAGATGCCAGCGCGGATTTCGCCGGCGGCGACCCCGAGGTCGCCTATGCAGCGGGATTCCTTGCCGGGATTAAGCGAGAAGAGACGAAAAACGCCTCAAATTCGCGGTACCGTGGGGCGGATGCTAGGGTTTCGTCGTCGACTCCTTCTTCGTCGCGAGCCGCTCAGTTTCGGAGCGGGTCGAGGTCCGGGTCGCGGTTACAGTTCTTCGTCCGAATGATGTCGCGAGGGAACACTGTGGTGATGCAAGCATCTCCTCACGATACTGTGAAATCGATCCACGAGAGAATCATGGTATTGACCGGTATACCTGTTTTCGAGCAGGGTTTAACATACAGAGGCAAACAACTCCAGTGGGAGAACACTCTTCAAGAGTGTGGGGTTCAGAACGACGCAAACCTCCACCTGGTTGGTCGCATGAGGAGTACGGAGCACCCTCAGGCGTGGCAGGTTCTTGAAAACATGGTCAGTCTTGTTTTCAGGCTCTGTAGAGGCGAAATTGTTCACGAGGCTACCAAGGTGATCAAGAGCCTCATCACCAGTTACATGAACATGGCGCCTAAGGTTGATGATGCTACAGCATCTTATTTCCACATTTTCATCGCCTCGAATGCCCCTTCCATGCTGGTAACTCTTTATGTTTCTCCTTATGCTGGTAACAAGGAACGTGGTGATTTATTTGTCAGGCATTTCTTGAATTCTTGTCGCAATAACATGGCTAAACCTTATCAAGGTCAGTGTGCGAGTGTGGTGTTGGAGTTGTGTAGTTTGCTTATGAGGGTTGGGTGTGATGATCCTCTGTATCTGCATTGCCGGAATACTTTGGGGTCTATGTTAGAGAGTGCTGGTTGTTGCCATGTTTATGCAGGTAAGCATGGTAAAGGTGGAGGGTCTATTTTGTTGCAGGATATCTGCCCCTTTGTTCGTGAGCTTTCGAATAGGTTGTTGAGGGATTTGGAGTTATGCATCCAGCGCCCCAACAGTTCGGGGCCATTGCAGACCGATGTTTCGGACTTTGCAGCTTTCTTGACCCCTTTGAGGAAAGGAATTACCCAATTGCAAGCTATGAGGGGTATGGGGTTGGATGAAAAGTGCCATGAGGGGATCTTGCTTGCAGAAGAGGTGGATTACCTTCACCTTATATTTATTCAAATGTTGGAGAAAATGGAACAATGCCTTCGTTCTATGCAGGAATTCTTGTCTGACAAACTAAGACGGGATCGGGATGTGGGTTTGACGTATTCTGGATGTTCTCAATATCTTTCTATCTTGAAGGAATTGTATCAAATCTCCAAGCTATATGATGGGGCGGAGGAAAAATTTTGGAAGGTTTTGATGAATCAACGAAGTATGCTTTGTATACTTGTCATCCAATATGCAAAGAGAAGTGATGATCACCAGTGGATTCTTGATCACAGATCTGTGACTAATTTTGAGGTGAGGAGGCATCTGGCAATGCTGTTGTTTCCTGATGTCAAAGAAGACTATGAGGAGTTACATGAGATGCTTATTGATAGGTCTCAATTATTGGCCGAATCCTACGAGTATATAGCACAAGCAAAGCCTGCATCTCTGCATGCTGGGCTATTTATGGAATTCAAAAATGAGGAAGCTACTGGACCGGGTGTGCTGAGGGAATGGTTTCTTTTGGTGTGTCAAGCAATATTTAATCCAGAAAATGCTCTTTTTGTAGCATGCCCAAATGATTGCAGGAGATTTTACCCTAATCCTG CATCTAAGGTAGATCCTCTGCATCTAAAGTACTTCAGTTTTGCTGGTCGTGTTATTGCATTAGCTTTAATGCATAAGGTGCAAGTGGGTATTGTTTTTGACCGTTTGTTTTTCAAGCAATTGGCTGGAAAGTCTGTTACTTTAGAAGATATACAGGCGGCAGATCCTTACTTGTACAGTAGCTGCAAGCAAATATTGGAGATGGATGCTGATTTCATTGATTCAGATGCTTTAGGACTGACGTTTGTGAGAGAGGTGGATGAATTAGGACACAGGAAAGTGGTTGAACTTTGCTCTGGTGGGAAAAACCTTGTAGTGAATAGTAAGAACAGGGAGAAGTATGTTTCTCTTcttattcaaaattattttgAGACATCGATATCTGAGCAGGTATCACATTTTGCCAAGGGTTTTGGTGATATCCTTTCTAACTCAAGGCAACAGCCGTTCTTCTTTAAAAGTTTAGAGCTTGAAGACCTTGATTGGATGCTCCATGGGAGCGAAAGTACTATTTCTGTCGAAGATTGGAAGGCGCATACTGAGTATAATGGCTATAAAGAGACTGACTGTCAAATATCATGGTTTTGGGAG ATTGTTGGTAGAATGCCAGCAGAACAACGGAAGATTCTTCTGTTCTTTTGGACATCCGTGAAATATCTGCCAGTTGAAGGTTTCCGTGGTTTAGCTTCCCGTCTGTACATTTACAGGTCTATGGAAACTGAAGACCGCCTTCCTTCATCGCACACATGCTTTTACAGGCTGTGTTTCCCGCCATATTCATCCAAGGCTGTCATGCAAGATCGCCTTAGAATCATCACTCAAGAACACATCGGTTGCAGTTTCGGTACCTGGTGA
- the LOC130976597 gene encoding uncharacterized protein LOC130976597: MASVEVAQQAPVQESKPTEVEVQEAAPAEQPATEAAAPEAPATEAPKEETSEEPKEAEAPAVSVEEVESKEEVVTEEAKKSDEAETAEEKAEEGSEEKAAEEPKETETAVTTEEEKEEAAPVEEKKADEAAVEAEPEVAIEKAEA; encoded by the exons ATGGCCAGTGTTGAG GTAGCACAACAAGCAccagtgcaagaaagtaaaccaACTGAGGTTGAGGTTCAGGAGGCAGCACCAGCTGAACAACCAGCCACCGAGGCCGCGGCCCCGGAGGCTCCAGCAACAGAAGCACCGAAGGAAGAAACCAGCGAGGAACCAAAAGAAGCGGAGGCTCCGGCAGTTTCAGTTGAAGAGGTTGAGAGCAAGGAAGAAGTAGTAACAGAGGAAGCGAAGAAGAGTGATGAGGCAGAGACAGCAGAGGAAAAAGCTGAAGAAGGCAGTGAAGAGAAAGCAGCAGAGGAGCCAAAAGAAACTGAAACGGCAGTAACgacagaagaagaaaaagaagaagcagctcCGGTGGAAGAGAAGAAAGCAGATGAGGCAGCAGTGGAAGCAGAACCGGAAGTTGCTATTGAGAAGGCTGAAGCTTAA
- the LOC130972995 gene encoding uncharacterized protein LOC130972995 gives MAPLFSFTVPMKCREIISFSHTYNSSCHVSLARNLSRNVLVNRRNSVSLVSYNSLIHRNLCCDERQRGSMSLIAYDANNKNYSESESQGNNNEAMDAVMKLYSAFKNKDTQDLADILADECRCVCNFLSFFQAFHGKRQVMEFFGYLIKILGNHIQIVVKPTLHDGMNVGVHWKFEWKKIHVPLGNGFSFHICQTYHGKAVIKNIEMFMEPLLHLEPFRLIITSRLTQLAEKIALFTAEKSGNKKAKKVLLVVLALLSITASLLFMKLAAS, from the exons ATGGCTCCATTATTTTCATTCACTGTCCCCATGAAATGCAGAGAAATAATCTCCTTTTCACatacctataattcatcatgtcATGTTTCTCTAGCTAGGAACTTGTCAAGAAATGTTCTTGTGAAtagaagaaattctgtttctcTAGTTTCATACAATTCATTGATACATAGAAACTTGTGTTGTGATGAGAGGCAGAGAGGTAGCATGTCCCTCATTGCATATGATGCTAATAATAAGAACTACTCAGAATCAGAATCACAAGGTAACAACAATGAAGCCATGGATGCAGTTATGAAATTGTATTCAGCCTTCAAGAATAAAGACACACAAGACTTAGCTGATATACTTGCTGATGAATGCCGCTGTGTCTGCAATTTTCTCTCATTCTTCCAAGCCTTCCATggaaaaagg CAAGTGATGGAATTCTTCGGTTATCTGATAAAAATACTTGGAAACCACATCCAAATTGTGGTGAAACCAACTCTGCATGATGGCATGAACGTTGGTGTCCATTGGAAATTTG AATGGAAAAAGATTCATGTCCCTCTAGGCAATGGTTTCAGCTTCCACATTTGCCAAACTTACCACGGAAAAGCTGTAATTAA AAATATTGAGATGTTTATGGAGCCATTACTCCACTTGGAACCATTTAGGCTG ATAATAACATCAAGGCTGACACAGTTGGCGGAGAAGATCGCCTTATTTACGGCGGAGAAATCTGGaaacaaaaaagcaaaaaaagttTTGTTGGTTGTGCTTGCTTTATTATCCATAACTGCCTCCTTATTGTTCATGAAACTTGCTGCTTCATAA
- the LOC130974520 gene encoding nuclear transport factor 2B-like yields the protein MDADALTKAFVEHYYTTFDNDGAGLVNLYQQDSSMLSFEGQKIQGAKNIATKLTSLPFNQCVYSITTVDCQPSSAPNGMLVLVSGNVQLAGQQHALKFSQMFHLLPTPQGSCYVSNDIFRLNYG from the coding sequence ATGGATGCAGATGCATTGACAAAAGCGTTTGTTGAACACTACTACACGACGTTCGACAACGACGGCGCCGGACTGGTGAACCTCTACCAGCAGGACAGCTCCATGCTCAGCTTCGAAGGCCAGAAGATCCAGGGCGCCAAGAACATCGCTACCAAGCTCACCTCTCTCCCTTTCAACCAGTGCGTTTACTCCATCACCACCGTTGACTGCCAACCCTCCTCCGCCCCCAACGGCATGCTTGTCCTCGTCAGCGGCAACGTCCAGCTCGCCGGCCAGCAACACGCTCTCAAGTTCAGCCAAATGTTCCATTTGTTACCAACACCACAGGGAAGCTGCTATGTTTCGAACGATATATTCCGGTTGAACTATGGTTGA